CAGACATCGTCGAGGCGAGCGCTGGAAAGTACAGCTACATCGTCACGCCAAACGTCAATCATGTGGTGCAGCTGGAACACAGCGCTCCGTTGCGTACCGCCTATTCCGCTGCAAGCCATCGCATTTGCGACAGCCGCGTACTGCTGCCGTTCGTACGAGCCTTCAAGGTGCCGCTCGTCGAAGCCATCCCCGGCAGCACCTTGACTGCCGAACTCATCGAGCGCGCCGACGCCGAACAGTGGGATGTGACCATCATTGGCTGTGAGCCAGCAAGCGTCCAACGCGTCACGGAGCGCTACCCGGGCATACGGGTTCATCATCACTATCCGCCCATGGGCTTCATCAATGATCCCGCAGCGGTGGATGCATGTGTGGATTACATCAATGCCCATCCCTCGCGCCTGATCATCTATGCGGTTGGTTGCCCCACGCAGGAGATCCTCGCCCTCAAGGTTCTGGAGGCCGGGCAGGCCAGCGGCGTCGGGCTTTGCGTCGGGGGGTCACTGAACTTTCTCTCCGGCGCAGTTCCTCGAGCGCCGGAATGGATGCAATTTCTCGCCCTCGAGTGGCTGCACCGCGTGTGTACCGAGCCGCGCAGGCTGGCTGGCCGCTATGCGCGTGATGCCTGGCGCTTCCTGCCGATTCTGGTCAGACATTACCGCAATACATTGAGTTTTTTAGAAGGAGCAAAGCAATGATCCCCATCATCATGTCCGGCGGTACCGGGTCTCGGCTCTGGCCGCTTTCGCGCCAACTGAATCCCAAGCAGTTCCTGCCGCTGGCAGAGGCTTCCTTCTCGATGCTTCAGGCGACCATCATGCGCCTGAAGGGTCTGGACATGCAGCAGCCCCGGCTGATCTGCAACGAGGAGCATCGCTTCCTCGCCGCTGAGCAGTTGC
Above is a window of Halopseudomonas nanhaiensis DNA encoding:
- a CDS encoding WecB/TagA/CpsF family glycosyltransferase, with product MKAFDIEFYTGSKDTLIADIVEASAGKYSYIVTPNVNHVVQLEHSAPLRTAYSAASHRICDSRVLLPFVRAFKVPLVEAIPGSTLTAELIERADAEQWDVTIIGCEPASVQRVTERYPGIRVHHHYPPMGFINDPAAVDACVDYINAHPSRLIIYAVGCPTQEILALKVLEAGQASGVGLCVGGSLNFLSGAVPRAPEWMQFLALEWLHRVCTEPRRLAGRYARDAWRFLPILVRHYRNTLSFLEGAKQ